Proteins from a genomic interval of Dunckerocampus dactyliophorus isolate RoL2022-P2 chromosome 5, RoL_Ddac_1.1, whole genome shotgun sequence:
- the LOC129181074 gene encoding galanin receptor 2a — protein MFVPNTYGLVFACTCGVILGVGLSANLLVFSLFAKYKTLRKNRLDILLLSMSLADFLTLLLIPFTLHSAVSHSWPLGDVSCKVYQFLSAFGLAASTYSLCAVSVARAMIITKPYQPPGMDLVIFMFVLVWALSFLTSLPLRMFATKESLSPSLVSFTFCLPTIHEHHYQVVLSQFVLFYFVPMLVIAFNYIRLALFLHKSPVMSASSARNTRRASVVVLLAAATFSACWLPGYVLELCVYLGFYRHGRAWELFYFICTLLQYLHPCINPILYVLLSKRYRHRRAPWLFSCRRNRVQPRVVALFADSSAHTP, from the coding sequence ATGTTTGTTCCCAACACGTACGGCCTGGTGTTCGCCTGCACCTGCGGTGTGATCCTGGGCGTTGGACTGAGCGCCAACCTGCTGGTCTTCTCCTTGTTCGCCAAGTACAAGACGCTGCGTAAGAACCGCCTGGACATCCTCCTGCTCAGCATGTCCCTGGCGGACTTCCTCACCCTGCTGCTCATCCCCTTCACCTTACACTCGGCCGTCAGCCACTCCTGGCCTCTGGGCGACGTCTCCTGTAAGGTCTACCAGTTCCTGTCGGCCTTCGGCTTGGCAGCCAGCACCTACTCGCTGTGCGCCGTGTCCGTGGCGAGGGCCATGATCATCACTAAGCCCTACCAGCCTCCAGGCATGGACCTGGTCATCTTCATGTTCGTTCTGGTCTGGGCTCTGAGCTTCCTCACCAGCCTGCCTCTCAGAATGTTTGCCACCAAAGAGAGCCTGAGTCCCAGCCTGGTCAGCTTCACCTTCTGCCTTCCCACCATCCACGAGCATCACTACCAGGTGGTGCTGAGCCAGTTTGTGCTCTTCTACTTTGTGCCCATGCTGGTCATTGCCTTCAATTACATCCGCCTGGCTCTCTTTCTCCACAAGAGTCCCGTCATGTCCGCATCCAGCGCCAGGAATACTCGGCGGGCCTCGGTCGTGGTCCTCTTGGCGGCGGCCACCTTCTCAGCGTGCTGGCTGCCAGGCTACGTGCTGGAGCTGTGCGTCTACTTGGGCTTCTACCGCCACGGACGGGCGTGGGAGCTCTTCTACTTCATTTGCACGCTGCTCCAGTACCTGCACCCGTGCATCAACCCAATCCTCTACGTGCTGCTGTCCAAGCGCTACCGCCACAGGAGAGCACCGTGGCTCTTCAGCTGTCGTCGAAACCGGGTTCAGCCGCGGGTCGTCGCCTTGTTCGCCGATAGTTCAGCTCACACTCCGTGA